The following nucleotide sequence is from Deltaproteobacteria bacterium.
TCATGGGCAAGCCCCTGTTCACCCCCAACGCCAAGTAAAGACGATTCCGTGGTCCGGCTCCGGGGGGCTCCTCCCGGAGCCGTCTGCCGTCAATGGACTATCTCATCTCCGGCCTGGTACAGGCCATCCATCTCCTGTTTTCAGGAGACGAGGCAACCTACAGCGCCATCAGAACGACCCTGTCGGTGTCCAGCATGTCCATCGCGGCCAGCCTGGCCCTGGGAGCTCCTCTTGGCTTTTTGCTCGGCCACGCTACCTTTCCGGGCAAGCGGGGCGTCAGGCTGATCGTGGACACGCTTCTGGCCTTTCCGACGGTGGTCATCGGGCTTTTGGTCTACGGGCTGGTCTCGTCCCGGGGGCCTCTCGGGCACACCGGCCTGCTTTTCACCCTGCCCGGGGTGGCCATCGGCCAGACTATCCTTGGTCTGCCCATCATCATGGCCATGGTGGCCACGGCCGTGGAGGAGACCGATTCCCGGCTGAAGCCGACCCTGCGCATGCTCGGTGCCGGACGAAAAGATGTCCTGCTGACCACCTTGGTGGAGATTAGGTACAGCGTCCTTCTGGCCTGCGTGGCCGCCTACGGCCGAATTGTTTCCGAGATCGGGATCTCAATGATGGTCGGGGGAAACATCAAATGGCACACCCGGACCATCACCACGGCCATCGCCCTGGAAACGGGCAAGGGTGAATTTGCCATGGGCGTTGCTCTGGGGCTGGTTCTTCTGGGTATCGTCTTCGTCCTGAACGTGGGGTTGGTGCTTCTGCGGCGGAGGGCCGGGCGATGAGCAGTCCGGTTCTCGAACTTCGAGGGATCGAGCAGCAACGCAACGGAAGGACGGTTCTGTCCGTCGACGAATTCTCTTTGAACCAGGGCGAGGTCGTCGGCCTGGCCGGGCCCAACGGGAGCGGCAAGAGCACGCTGCTGGCCATTCTCTGCCTGCTGGAAGCCCCTGTTCGGGGTCGTGTCTTCCTGGGCGGCCGGCAATGGGATTTTTTCCGGGCCGTTCCCCGGGACGTGACCATGCTCGACCAGTCGCCATTGCTTCTCAAACGTTCGGTCCGGGACAACGTGGCCTATGGGTTGCGCCTCAGAAAGGTCTCAGGCCAGGAATTGATCAGGCGAGTGGATGAATCCCTGTCCATGGTCGGTCTCGATCCCGCGGTCTTTGCCGGTCGTTCTTGGATGGAGCTCTCCGGCGGGGAAGGGCAGCGGGTGGCCCTGGCCGCCCGGCTGGCCTTGAGGCCGAGGGTTTTGCTTCTGGACGAGCCCACGGCCAGCCTGGACGAGGACAGCGCCAACCTGGTCCAGGAGGCGGTCATTCAGGCTCGTCAAGAGTGGGGAACGTCCCTGGTCATAGCCAGCCATGATCTGGACTGGCTCCAGACTGTGGCCGACCGAATGGTTCGTCTGCGGCGGGGCAAGATCGTTGAGGACTTTCGACCGACCTAGCGAGCCATCCCCCAATTCCCAGATATTCACGTTTTCCGCTTCAGCTCCACACTTTTCCATTATTTCAAGGCAACCTTGACTTTGGCCCATGGCTTTGCCATGCCCGCGACATCGAAAGAAAGTCCGAATGCGAGGAGGCCCATGGACGAGGTGACCATAAATGGCTGAGAGGGGGAAGATGCAGGGAATGCTCAAGTACGAACTTCGACATAGCCACAGCGGTCATGGGGTGGCCTTTTTTGCCCCTGTTCCGGTCCAGGCGGTGGATCTATTCGAGGCGGTTGATCTTTTGGCCGCCAGGCCCATGGACACCTTTCTCCATCAGCATTGCCTGGGACTGATTCGAGGGCTTGGCGACGACGATTTGCGAAGTCTGGCCGACCGATGGCCGCAACCTCCCGGGCTGACTTTGGTGGCCGAAGCGTCCCTTCTGGACGGCCGCGAAGGTCTGGCTCCTCCGGAATGGCCATCGATGACAAGCTCAAGCCCTCTGATGATCCTGCGACATTTTGCCCTGAACGACCGGGGACTTCACAAGGCCTGGTCGGTCCGATTTCGGGAGAATATCTTTGAACATCGCCCTCTCTCGGGATCTCGGCGGGAGCTCGAAGTCCTGACGGCCGGCACGGAAATCCGTCAGGGGCCGAGTCCGGCCGAGGTCTGGAAGCGCAGGGCAACGAGACCCGAATCCGTGAAGAGGCCCTCGGCAGCCCAGGTCTACGCCGCGGCCATGGAACGCCTCTACGGCTACGGCATCGTCACCGGGCCGGAGATGCGCCACCAAGCCTCTCTGGCTCCCTGCGGCATGCAGCGGCAGTGGAACATGGCCGTGAACGTCGAGAGCGGCCTGGTCCGCTACAAGTTCGAAGGGTTGATGACCAGCTACGGGCGGGGGCTTTCCTGGGAGGAGGCCCGGGTCTCCCTTGCCATGGAGATCGTTGAGCGGGCCTCGTCCTTTGCAGGCGTCAAGAACGGCATGGTCTCCGGGCTCAGGCAGCCGACCGCGCTCATCCAGGCCCGGCATTCCGAACTGACCGCCCAAGGGCGTCTGGCCCTGGATCCGGGGCTCCTTCGAACCGAAGTTCCCTACGCCGACGAGGAACTCCATTGGATGCCGGCTCAAGATGTCCGAGGGAACGAGGTTCTGATCCCCTTCCAGATCGTTTTTCTCTTTGCCGATCTGGGCGAGGTCTGCCTGTTCGGAGGCCTTGGATCCACGGGTCTGGCCTCGGGTTCGACCATGGCCGGGGCCAGGTTGCGGGGGCTCCTGGAGGTTTTGGAACGGGACGCCGATGCCGTGACCCCCTTTGATCCGAACCGGTGTTTCCGGGTCGAGACCGATGATCCGGTTTTGGGGCCGCTTCTGGCTGACTACGAGGACAGAGGGGTTCACGTCCGGTTCCAGGACATGACCACAGAGTTCGGCCTGCCCTGCTACAGAGCCTTTGTCGTCGGACAGGACGGTAACGTGGTCCAGGCCGCCGGGGCCGGACTGGACGGCCGCCGGGCCCTGGTTTCGGCCTTGACCGAGGTGGCCTGGCCCTATCCGGACGGCCCGGCCTCGGCCCCGGGTCTTTCGGATCTGCCCGTGACGCGTATCGAAGACCTGCCGAATTTCAGCACCGGGGATTCAGCTCAGGATCTGGAGTTTCTTGAAGAGATGTTGACCGGCTGGGGCTACGAGCCGGTGTACGCCGACCTGACCCGGGCCGATCTGCGGCTGCCCGTGGCCCGGGCCGTGGTCCCGGGCCTGGAGATCGCCTGCGACTTCGACCGCTTCAGCCGGATTTCGCCCCGCCTGGTCAAGAGGGCTTTCTCCCTGCTGTCGGCCTAAAGGTGATGGTTTCGATCATACACGATCTTGGTCACGCCATGAACCGACATCATATGATCGAGCCATGATGGTGCTTTGACGTATTTCTCGAGGTTTTTTCAGTTCAACAAGAGCAGCCATAACCCCGGCTGGGCCATGCCCCCCTTGGACCGGCTGGCCTGAGCCGAGTTGCCGTAGGCCCCGAGGTTCACACGGCCGCCGTTGGGCAGGCTCTCAAGTCCGTAGGGCCAGGCCGGGTCTCCGGCGTCGATGGCCGGGCTGTGTCTGGTGTCTCGAACCCAGGTTCCGGTCTGGGGAACATAGTGTCCGCCTTTTGATTGGAGCCGGTAATTCCGGGCGGGGGCATCGACGAACAGGGGATTTTGGGAGATGTTGCCCGTTCCTGGCAAGGCCTCCCCTGACAGCGTGTAGGACGTGGTCAGGGAAGAGTCTTCGGACACGTAGAAATCGTCACCGTTTCCCCAGAAGATCGAGTTGATCACCGTGGCCGTGGAGTCTCCCTCGACG
It contains:
- a CDS encoding energy-coupling factor ABC transporter ATP-binding protein; translation: MSSPVLELRGIEQQRNGRTVLSVDEFSLNQGEVVGLAGPNGSGKSTLLAILCLLEAPVRGRVFLGGRQWDFFRAVPRDVTMLDQSPLLLKRSVRDNVAYGLRLRKVSGQELIRRVDESLSMVGLDPAVFAGRSWMELSGGEGQRVALAARLALRPRVLLLDEPTASLDEDSANLVQEAVIQARQEWGTSLVIASHDLDWLQTVADRMVRLRRGKIVEDFRPT
- a CDS encoding ABC transporter permease subunit — translated: MDYLISGLVQAIHLLFSGDEATYSAIRTTLSVSSMSIAASLALGAPLGFLLGHATFPGKRGVRLIVDTLLAFPTVVIGLLVYGLVSSRGPLGHTGLLFTLPGVAIGQTILGLPIIMAMVATAVEETDSRLKPTLRMLGAGRKDVLLTTLVEIRYSVLLACVAAYGRIVSEIGISMMVGGNIKWHTRTITTAIALETGKGEFAMGVALGLVLLGIVFVLNVGLVLLRRRAGR